In one window of Littorina saxatilis isolate snail1 linkage group LG11, US_GU_Lsax_2.0, whole genome shotgun sequence DNA:
- the LOC138979540 gene encoding uncharacterized protein yields MAGGPSRALSHWLVSVQSQWIVGVVRSGFRLLWKDGKAPLVRRPPAFRPPSSQEAISVLRSEIDSLVQKGAVEKVLDHSSPGFYGRLFAVPKASGAWRPVLDLSFLNTFLREIRFKMETPASVRDSLRPGDWATSIDLTDAYFHILMHPADRKWLRFRWASQVYQFRALPFGLSLAPWVFTMVVRQVCALVRSRGVRLRAYLDDWLILSQSQAGCEQDTQSVLREANLFGFSINRSKSELTPCQTFTYLGMSFDTVAWTVQPSQKRVDKLQACIRSTLPLPRASLRTLASILGQMESMALLVPLGRVHKRPFQLALRPFVDSPTVDWNALIPLRGWFQSATLPWLDTEWVCRGVPIALPAPDLDLFTDASLKPQVDLFATRFSKRLPVFVSPFPDPEAWETNAMDISWSGLEAYAFPPFQLLTRVLRKAEQEGPSLLLIAPLWPSQPWFPDLLRLAQGPPIPLALTRGELVQPHTGSLHAEPQMLNLHAWRLCGLL; encoded by the exons atggcggggggcccttCCCGGGCACTTTCCCACTGGCTCGTGTCTGTACAGAGTCAATGGATCGTGGGGGTCGTGAGGTCGGGCTTCCGTCTTCTCTGGAAAGATGGCAAGGCACCTCTGGTCAGGCGTCCGCCGGCGTTCAGGCCTCCCTCCTCGCAGGAAGCCATTTCCGTCCTTCGGTCGGAAATAGACTCCCTGGTGCAGAAGGGCGCAGTGGAGAAAGTCCTCGACCACAGCTCCCCTGGGTTTTACGGACGGCTTTTCGCCGTCCCCAAAGCCTCAGGGGCATGGCGTCCTGTCTTGGACCTGTCGTTCCTCAATACCTTTTTGAGGGAGATaaggttcaagatggagacgccagcgtcggtcagggactctctccgcccgggagattgggcgacttccatcgacctgacggatgcatacttccatattcttatgcatccagccgaccggaaatggcttcgtttccggtgggcaaGTCAGGTTTACCAGTTTCGCGCCCTTCCTTTCGGCCTGTCTCTCGCCCCTTGGGTCTTCACCATGGTCGTGAGACAGGTCTGCGCGCTGGTGAGGTCGCGGGGTGTCCGGCTACGTGCctacctggacgattggctcatccTGAGTCAGAGTCAGGCGGGGTGCGAGCAGGATACCCAATCGGTTCTTCGGGAGGCCAACTTGTTTGGCttctcgatcaaccgatcaaagtcggagctgacgcCGTGTCAGACGTTCACCTACTTGggaatgtctttcgacacggtggcTTGGACTGTTCAGCCCTCTCAgaagagggtggacaagctccaggcgtgcatacgctccactttgcctctcccgAGGGCCTCCCTGCGGACTTTGGCCTCCATCttagggcagatggagtccatggctctcCTGGTCCCCTTGGGgagggtccacaaacgtcccTTTCAGCTGGCGCTGAGGCCGTTCGTGGACTCTCCCACGGTGGATTGGAATGCCCTCATCCCTCTCCGGGGATGGTTCCAATCCGCTACCCTTCCGTGgctggacacggagtgggtgtGCAGGGGCGTGCCGATAGCCCTTCCTGCCCCAGACTTGGACCTGTTCACGGACGCGTccttg aaacctcaggtggacctttttgccaccaggttctcgaagagactaccagtgttcgtCTCACCATTCCCGGATCCCGAGGCGTGGGAGACGAACGCGATGGACATTTCCTGGTCAGGCCTGGAGGCTTACGCGTTCCCGCCATTCCAGTTGCTCACGCGAgttctcaggaaggcggagcaGGAGGGCCCGTCCCTCCTGCTGATCGCTCCTCTTTGGCCGTCTCAGCCGTGGTTCCCGGACCTGCTGAGACTCGCCCAgggccctcccattcctctcgctCTCACGCGAGGAGAACTGGTACAGCCTCACACCGGCAGCCTCCACGCAGAGCCTCAGATGCTGAATCTTCACGCGTGGAGGTTGTGCGGTCTTCTCTGA